Proteins encoded within one genomic window of Nostoc sp. 'Lobaria pulmonaria (5183) cyanobiont':
- a CDS encoding non-ribosomal peptide synthetase, which produces MSSEEVFVFPASFAQQRLWFLDQLIPGNAIYNVPTVIRLTGSLKLAALKQTFNEIVRRHEILRTTFIVLDGQPLQAIAPSLTIPLCVLDLQELPADKQEVKAKSIITAEIEHPFDLSSGPLLRVILLVLSETEHILLLNMHHIICDDWSMGVLIRELGTLYAAFAQNQPSPLLELPLQYADFAHWQREWLQGEVLQTQLAYWREQLNGISILHLPTDKPRPAIQSYRGATQFLELPKKLIDALEKLSQQEGVTLFMTLLATFQTLLYRYTHQEDIAVGSPIANRNHSEIEGIIGFFVNSLVLHSNLSGNPTFRELLGRVREVTLGAYSHQDLPFEKLVEELHPERNLSHHPLFQVVFGFQNAPMSALELPGLVPSFMNIDLKKTRFDLELHLWKCSEDFRSLWGGNWEYSEGLRGVIVYNTDLFARATISRMVEHFKTLLSAIVANPEQRITNLPLLSEVELHQVLVEWNNTQADYPQDKCIHQLFEEKVQQYPDSIAVNFANKQLTYQELNTCSNKLAHHLKKIGVGSEVLVGICISQSIEMIIGLLGILKAGGAYVPLDPSYPEERLNFMLEDAQVSVLLTQENLLKHFEGFSNPFISIDKDWKIITQEKEDNLKSDLNSDNLAYIIYTSGSTGKPKGVAVPHKAVNRLVCNTNYIKLSPSDKIAQASNTSFDAATFEIWGALLNGAQLVGISKDVTISPHELALQLREKGINILFLTTALFQQVVRDVPQAFATLKYFLFGGETVDTRWIKKILQSGAPKHLIHVYGPTENTTFSSYYCVEEFPSATSLPIGIPITNTQIYILDTHLQPVPIGVTGELYMGGEGLAREYLNCTELTAEHFITHPFSNKPKTRLYKTGDLARYLPDGNIEFLGRIDTQVKIRGFRIELSEIEAVLSQHPAVKETIVIAGEDVPDDKYLVAYIVLKQEQIPMEDVQSFAYLLRQFLKEKLPEYMVPRAYMVLESLPLTPNGKVDRHALPIPETITFYNQDYVAPRSQVEELLAEIWAKVLGKEQVGVHDNFFELGGHSLLATQLTSRIRDTLQIDLPVRNLFETPTVEQLAKYISDTMCWAAKGGDNTETTGIQREEVEF; this is translated from the coding sequence ATGTCTTCTGAAGAAGTCTTCGTCTTTCCAGCATCTTTTGCTCAACAGCGACTATGGTTCCTCGACCAGTTGATCCCCGGCAATGCTATCTACAATGTGCCCACAGTAATACGCTTGACAGGTTCACTTAAGTTAGCCGCACTAAAACAGACTTTTAACGAAATCGTGCGTCGCCACGAAATCTTACGCACTACATTTATAGTGTTGGATGGGCAACCTCTACAGGCGATTGCACCCAGCTTAACAATACCTCTGTGTGTATTAGACCTCCAGGAATTGCCAGCTGATAAACAAGAGGTTAAAGCAAAGTCTATTATTACCGCAGAGATAGAACATCCCTTCGACTTATCCTCCGGGCCATTGCTGCGAGTAATACTCCTCGTGCTTTCCGAGACGGAACATATTCTATTACTGAATATGCACCACATTATCTGCGATGATTGGTCTATGGGGGTACTGATTCGGGAACTGGGAACGCTTTACGCAGCTTTTGCACAAAACCAACCTTCCCCTCTATTAGAACTGCCTCTTCAGTACGCCGATTTTGCTCACTGGCAGCGCGAGTGGCTGCAAGGAGAAGTACTCCAAACCCAGTTAGCTTACTGGCGGGAGCAATTAAACGGTATTTCCATACTGCATTTGCCTACTGACAAACCAAGACCAGCTATACAAAGCTATCGAGGAGCAACACAATTTCTAGAGTTACCAAAAAAGCTAATTGATGCACTAGAAAAGCTGTCACAGCAAGAAGGTGTCACCTTATTTATGACACTGTTGGCAACATTCCAAACATTACTTTACCGCTACACACATCAAGAAGATATCGCGGTAGGTTCACCAATTGCTAACCGTAACCATAGTGAAATTGAAGGAATAATTGGTTTTTTTGTCAATAGTTTAGTGCTGCATAGTAACTTATCTGGAAATCCCACCTTTCGAGAACTACTAGGCAGAGTACGGGAGGTAACATTAGGAGCATATAGCCACCAAGATTTGCCGTTTGAAAAGTTAGTTGAAGAACTACATCCAGAGCGAAACTTGAGCCACCATCCTTTATTTCAAGTGGTATTTGGTTTCCAGAATGCGCCAATGTCAGCGCTAGAACTGCCTGGATTAGTACCCAGCTTTATGAATATTGATTTGAAAAAAACACGTTTTGATTTGGAACTGCATCTGTGGAAGTGTTCTGAGGATTTTAGGAGCTTATGGGGCGGAAACTGGGAGTATTCTGAAGGTCTCCGAGGTGTAATCGTTTACAACACAGATTTATTTGCTCGAGCCACCATTAGCCGGATGGTGGAACATTTTAAAACTCTATTGTCAGCTATTGTTGCAAATCCAGAACAACGAATTACAAATTTACCGTTATTAAGTGAAGTGGAGTTACATCAGGTATTGGTGGAATGGAATAACACCCAAGCCGATTATCCTCAAGATAAGTGTATCCATCAATTGTTTGAAGAAAAGGTACAGCAGTATCCTGATTCTATAGCAGTCAACTTTGCTAACAAACAACTTACTTATCAAGAGTTGAATACTTGTAGCAATAAACTAGCGCACCACTTAAAAAAAATAGGAGTAGGTTCAGAAGTTTTAGTTGGCATTTGTATTTCACAGTCTATAGAAATGATAATCGGGTTATTGGGAATTCTTAAAGCAGGGGGAGCGTATGTTCCATTAGACCCCAGCTATCCCGAAGAACGCCTAAATTTTATGCTGGAAGATGCACAAGTTTCAGTATTACTGACACAAGAAAACTTACTCAAGCATTTTGAAGGTTTCTCAAATCCATTTATTTCTATAGATAAAGACTGGAAAATTATTACCCAAGAAAAGGAAGACAATCTTAAAAGCGATTTAAATAGTGATAATTTAGCCTATATTATTTACACCTCTGGTTCTACAGGAAAACCCAAGGGAGTGGCTGTCCCTCACAAAGCTGTAAATCGGTTAGTGTGCAATACTAACTATATAAAATTGTCACCATCTGATAAAATCGCCCAAGCCTCAAACACTTCTTTTGATGCTGCGACATTCGAGATTTGGGGAGCGCTACTTAACGGCGCTCAACTTGTAGGGATTAGTAAAGATGTAACCATTTCGCCTCATGAATTGGCATTACAACTACGAGAAAAAGGTATCAATATTCTATTTTTGACCACCGCCTTATTTCAACAGGTTGTTAGAGATGTTCCGCAAGCTTTTGCAACCTTGAAATATTTCCTGTTTGGTGGCGAAACCGTTGATACGAGATGGATTAAAAAGATTCTCCAATCTGGTGCGCCAAAGCACTTAATTCATGTTTATGGACCTACAGAAAATACAACATTTTCCTCTTATTACTGCGTAGAAGAGTTCCCATCAGCCACATCTTTACCTATTGGTATCCCCATTACAAACACGCAGATTTATATATTAGATACCCATTTACAACCTGTGCCTATTGGCGTTACTGGCGAATTATATATGGGTGGGGAGGGGCTGGCGCGAGAATATCTCAATTGCACTGAATTAACTGCTGAACATTTTATTACTCATCCTTTTAGTAACAAACCAAAAACACGTCTTTATAAAACGGGTGATTTAGCTCGTTATTTACCAGATGGCAATATTGAATTTTTAGGTCGCATTGACACTCAAGTAAAAATTCGTGGCTTCCGCATTGAGTTGTCAGAGATTGAAGCAGTGCTGAGTCAACATCCAGCAGTGAAAGAAACTATAGTTATTGCTGGTGAGGACGTACCTGATGATAAGTATTTGGTGGCTTATATTGTTCTCAAGCAGGAACAGATACCAATGGAAGACGTGCAAAGCTTTGCATATTTACTTCGTCAATTCTTGAAAGAAAAATTACCAGAATACATGGTGCCAAGAGCATATATGGTATTGGAATCTCTACCTCTAACACCTAATGGCAAAGTCGATCGCCATGCTTTACCCATACCTGAGACAATTACTTTCTATAATCAAGATTATGTGGCACCGCGATCGCAGGTTGAAGAGTTACTTGCAGAAATTTGGGCTAAAGTCTTGGGAAAAGAGCAAGTAGGCGTTCACGACAATTTCTTTGAATTGGGCGGTCATTCTCTACTAGCTACTCAGCTAACTTCCCGCATTCGTGACACCTTACAAATAGATTTGCCTGTACGCAATTTGTTTGAAACACCAACTGTTGAACAACTTGCTAAGTACATTAGTGACACAATGTGTTGGGCAGCAAAAGGTGGGGATAATACTGAAACTACGGGAATTCAGCGAGAAGAAGTGGAATTTTGA
- a CDS encoding tyrosine-type recombinase/integrase encodes MTQIHPENLSVLENSLSLAIGEDFSLENDPDVIQQLIGDKRSLNTKREYQKDLKDFFLFIAKKEPSRDLVLEFLHLEQRHAVAVVLKYKAHLIKKKLAEATVNRRLSAIKSMVEMGRRLGVCNFSLDDVKGEKVETYRDTMGIPAEDYALVIALVDQNTLKGKRDYALLRLLWDNALRRQEIVNLNVLDFNAKEKTLFILGKGKGSQKEVLDLSEKTTDAIASWIKASKKKRSNEPLFTVLAYHKNGARLTGEAIRRLVDGLCKQAGITKKMSPHRVRHSAITTVLDLNNGNYRATQRFSRHAQVQTVLKYDDNRQRLQKQMSDSISELI; translated from the coding sequence ATGACACAGATCCACCCTGAAAATCTGAGTGTTCTAGAAAACTCGCTCTCCTTAGCGATCGGAGAGGACTTTTCTTTAGAAAATGACCCCGATGTGATTCAGCAGTTGATTGGCGATAAGCGATCTCTGAACACTAAGCGCGAATATCAGAAAGACTTGAAAGATTTCTTTCTGTTCATTGCCAAAAAAGAACCCAGCCGGGATTTGGTTCTAGAGTTTCTTCACTTGGAACAGCGTCACGCCGTTGCTGTGGTTCTCAAGTACAAAGCACACCTGATTAAGAAAAAACTGGCTGAAGCTACGGTGAATCGCCGTCTCAGTGCTATCAAGTCAATGGTTGAGATGGGGCGACGGCTGGGAGTCTGCAATTTCTCCCTAGATGATGTCAAAGGTGAGAAGGTTGAAACCTACCGTGACACTATGGGCATTCCAGCCGAGGACTATGCTTTAGTTATAGCGTTGGTTGATCAGAACACCCTAAAGGGTAAGCGCGATTATGCACTACTGCGATTACTCTGGGATAATGCCTTGCGTCGTCAGGAGATAGTCAATTTAAATGTGCTTGACTTTAACGCCAAGGAAAAAACTCTCTTTATCCTGGGTAAAGGCAAGGGTAGCCAGAAGGAAGTTCTTGATTTATCGGAGAAAACTACCGACGCAATCGCCAGTTGGATAAAAGCCAGTAAGAAGAAACGTAGCAATGAACCGCTTTTCACCGTGCTGGCCTATCACAAAAATGGAGCGAGATTAACCGGGGAGGCAATCAGGCGACTGGTAGATGGGCTATGCAAGCAAGCTGGAATTACTAAGAAGATGTCACCACATCGTGTCCGCCACAGTGCGATTACTACAGTATTGGATCTGAATAATGGCAACTACCGTGCTACCCAGCGTTTCAGCAGGCACGCCCAAGTGCAGACGGTATTGAAATATGATGATAACCGCCAGCGTTTGCAAAAGCAGATGAGCGACTCAATATCAGAACTTATTTAG
- a CDS encoding DUF2281 domain-containing protein has product MTSKELLIQEIETLPPELLTEALNFIREIKTSHTAKQSSTNNLRGSTSEDLLEFAGTWSGDDIRECLQLVHDTRMPLEF; this is encoded by the coding sequence ATGACTAGCAAAGAATTATTAATCCAAGAAATAGAAACTTTACCACCAGAATTGTTAACAGAAGCACTTAATTTTATTCGAGAAATCAAAACCAGTCATACAGCAAAACAGTCAAGTACAAATAACTTACGTGGTTCTACATCTGAAGATTTACTAGAATTTGCAGGAACTTGGTCAGGTGATGATATCAGAGAATGTCTTCAGCTTGTTCATGATACTCGTATGCCACTGGAATTTTAA
- a CDS encoding non-ribosomal peptide synthetase, which translates to MSQYILSSLTADEELNFSEEAEVFVFPTSFAQQRLWFLDQLAPGNPFYNVSTALRLTGSLNFTALKQTFNEIVRRHETLRTTFVMVEQQPVQAIAPSVTIPLPLIDLRNFESQERETQVQQIVTQEAQHPFNLTTGPLLRVKLLQLDEAEYLLLLNLHHIVADGWSIGVLIRELGILYTAFAEDQRCLTTSDSRSSESPSLRDAARTKTLREQSQPPLRLLSMSTSVPELPIQYADFAQWQREWLQGVGANGCSPLQTQLAYWQKQLEGISVLNLPTKQLRPAVPSYRGAKQFLELPHSLTQALEALSYQEGVTLFMTMLAAFQTLLYRYTQQEDIVVGSPIANRNRSELEGLIGFFVNSLVLRTDLSGKPTFRELLNRVREVTLGAYSHQDLPFEKLVEEVHPERDLSRNPLFQVVFSLQNTPIVALELPGLTLSLFEYDSKTAKLDLELHLWQDLDSLKGQMVYSTDLFDDTTITRMLGHFQTLLESIVANPEQRISDLSLLTEEERQELLIDWNDTKKNYPENRCFHQLFEAQMEETPDANAVVFDKQQLTYHELNIRANQLAHYLQKLGVVPDVIVGICVERSLEMIVTLLGILKAGGAYLPLDPSLPQERLKFMLKDAQVSVLLTQEKLLKHFEDFSNPIICIDKDWATITQHSQENSTSCVTLDNLAYVIYTSGSTGKPKGVLLQHRGLSNLAKAQIEVFNLQPSNHILQFASLSFDASIFEIVMALQTGATLYLANKESLLPGQPLLQLLREKAITHVTLPPAVLAVLPTESLPALQTIICAGESCTDDIVKRWWNSQRRFFNAYGPTEATVWSTIAEISTMSEKPPIGRPIANTQIYILDKHLQPLPIGIAGELYISGEGLAQGYLNRPELTTEKFILNPFSDKNKARLYQTGDLARYRQDGNIEFLGRIDNQVKIRGFRIELSEIETVLTHHQSVQKAIVIAKDNLSDEKYLVAYIVPNVETQQQSLQRGATALVRQRAASNFPSLLRKFLKEKLPEYMIPKAFVVLDYLPITASGKVDRLALTELDSYASRLIDKTFIAPRTLTESTLAKIWAEVLNVERVGIYDNFFDLGGDSLLTVRLMKQIHKQFERDLPLSSLFLNPTIESLATCLSSATDSLPWSPLIPIQPAGSSPPFFCVHPIFGVVFPYYELAHHLGKNQPFYGLQPIGLDGKSSPLTNIEDMAAHYIEALRSVQPKGPYFLGGWSFGGWVAFEMAQQLQKSGEEVALLAVLDTLAPIPGNIPSLGNGLKFMLTTVARYIWPFFLDYLYLIIAIARNRINSLTSRLTNFNKIARNSFWEPLTRSLQTNLFSHLILKGDATVNVIPEESKLRLLSELAIRPMLRVFYANSQAVLNYVPQAYPKGINLFRTKVQLSIAKEDPSIGWDQLTVGGTEIHHIPGNHLTMLRKPHIQILAAQLKTCIEKAQNLK; encoded by the coding sequence ATGAGCCAGTATATTCTCAGTAGTCTCACAGCTGATGAAGAACTTAATTTTTCTGAAGAAGCAGAGGTTTTCGTTTTTCCCACTTCTTTCGCCCAGCAGCGATTGTGGTTTCTCGACCAGTTAGCACCGGGGAATCCATTTTACAACGTGTCAACAGCACTTCGCCTGACAGGTTCCCTCAACTTCACCGCCTTAAAGCAGACATTCAACGAAATTGTACGTCGCCACGAAACCTTACGCACTACGTTTGTTATGGTAGAGCAGCAACCAGTGCAGGCGATCGCACCCAGCGTAACAATACCTCTTCCCCTAATAGATCTACGCAATTTCGAGAGCCAAGAACGTGAGACACAAGTGCAGCAAATCGTAACCCAAGAGGCTCAACATCCTTTCAATCTCACCACCGGGCCATTGCTGCGAGTAAAGCTGCTACAACTGGATGAAGCAGAATATCTGCTGCTGCTTAATCTACATCACATTGTTGCCGATGGCTGGTCAATTGGAGTGCTAATTAGAGAATTGGGAATATTATACACAGCCTTTGCAGAGGATCAGCGATGTCTAACTACAAGCGACTCCCGAAGTTCCGAATCTCCTTCCCTGCGGGACGCTGCGCGAACAAAGACGCTACGCGAACAAAGTCAGCCTCCGCTCAGACTTCTCTCCATGTCTACCTCTGTGCCAGAACTACCCATTCAATATGCAGATTTCGCCCAATGGCAACGGGAGTGGCTGCAAGGAGTGGGAGCAAACGGTTGTTCGCCTCTACAAACCCAGTTAGCTTATTGGCAAAAGCAATTAGAGGGGATTTCGGTATTGAATCTCCCCACCAAGCAACTGAGACCAGCAGTTCCTAGCTACAGGGGTGCAAAACAATTTCTAGAGCTACCACACTCCTTAACTCAAGCGCTAGAGGCACTGAGTTACCAAGAAGGCGTTACCTTGTTCATGACAATGCTGGCAGCGTTTCAGACTTTGCTCTATCGCTACACGCAGCAAGAGGATATTGTAGTAGGTTCACCTATTGCTAATCGCAATCGTAGCGAACTAGAAGGATTAATTGGTTTTTTTGTCAATAGCTTGGTGCTACGTACAGATTTATCAGGTAAGCCGACGTTTCGAGAATTGTTGAATCGAGTCAGAGAGGTAACTTTAGGAGCATACAGCCATCAGGACTTGCCTTTTGAAAAGCTGGTGGAGGAAGTGCATCCAGAGCGAGATTTGAGCCGCAATCCCTTATTTCAGGTTGTATTTAGCCTCCAAAACACTCCAATCGTTGCGCTAGAGTTACCTGGGTTAACGCTTTCGCTATTTGAATACGACAGCAAAACTGCAAAGCTTGATTTAGAGTTGCATCTGTGGCAGGACTTGGATAGTTTGAAAGGACAAATGGTTTATAGCACCGATTTATTTGATGACACGACCATTACCCGGATGCTGGGACATTTCCAAACGCTGCTAGAAAGCATTGTCGCCAATCCAGAACAGCGGATTTCAGATTTGTCTTTGCTTACTGAGGAAGAACGACAAGAGTTATTAATTGATTGGAATGACACTAAAAAAAACTACCCAGAGAACAGGTGTTTTCATCAGTTATTTGAAGCGCAGATGGAGGAAACTCCCGATGCGAACGCAGTGGTCTTTGACAAGCAGCAGTTAACCTACCACGAACTAAATATCCGAGCTAATCAACTTGCACATTACCTACAAAAATTGGGGGTAGTCCCTGACGTTATAGTAGGCATTTGCGTAGAGCGATCGCTAGAGATGATCGTCACATTATTAGGCATCCTCAAAGCGGGTGGAGCATACTTACCTTTAGATCCGAGCCTACCTCAAGAGCGTCTTAAATTTATGCTAAAAGATGCACAAGTTTCAGTATTGCTGACACAAGAAAAGTTGCTCAAGCATTTTGAAGACTTCTCGAATCCAATTATTTGCATAGATAAAGATTGGGCAACTATTACACAACACAGCCAAGAAAACTCGACCAGTTGCGTAACATTGGACAACTTAGCTTATGTCATCTACACCTCTGGCTCAACAGGAAAGCCTAAAGGCGTTTTGCTTCAGCATCGAGGATTATCCAACTTAGCAAAAGCTCAGATTGAGGTTTTCAATTTACAACCGAGTAACCACATTCTGCAATTCGCCTCATTAAGTTTCGATGCCTCAATTTTTGAGATTGTCATGGCACTGCAAACAGGAGCAACTCTTTATTTAGCAAACAAAGAATCGCTTCTACCCGGACAACCTTTGCTCCAATTATTGCGAGAAAAAGCTATTACTCACGTCACCCTTCCGCCAGCAGTATTAGCAGTCCTACCTACAGAATCACTTCCGGCATTACAAACTATTATTTGTGCAGGCGAATCTTGCACTGATGATATCGTAAAACGTTGGTGGAACTCTCAGCGGCGATTTTTTAATGCTTATGGCCCTACTGAAGCAACGGTTTGGTCAACCATTGCAGAGATTAGTACTATGAGTGAAAAACCGCCCATTGGTCGCCCTATTGCTAACACTCAAATTTATATATTAGATAAACATTTACAACCTTTACCAATTGGAATTGCTGGCGAATTATACATAAGTGGTGAGGGATTGGCACAAGGCTATCTAAATCGCCCCGAATTAACTACTGAAAAGTTTATTCTCAATCCTTTTAGTGATAAAAATAAAGCGCGACTTTATCAGACAGGTGATTTAGCTCGGTATCGACAAGACGGGAATATTGAATTTTTAGGACGCATCGATAATCAAGTAAAAATTCGTGGATTCCGTATTGAGTTGTCAGAAATTGAAACAGTGCTGACTCATCATCAAAGTGTGCAAAAAGCAATAGTAATTGCTAAAGATAATCTATCTGATGAGAAGTACTTAGTGGCTTATATTGTTCCCAATGTAGAGACACAACAGCAGTCGCTACAACGGGGAGCCACTGCTTTGGTGAGGCAACGCGCTGCCTCAAATTTCCCGTCTCTACTACGTAAATTTTTAAAAGAAAAATTACCAGAATACATGATTCCAAAAGCTTTTGTAGTGCTGGATTATCTACCTATAACAGCTAGTGGGAAAGTGGATCGTTTGGCGCTAACAGAACTCGACAGTTACGCTAGCCGTTTAATAGATAAAACATTTATTGCTCCTCGGACTCTAACCGAGTCAACTTTGGCAAAAATTTGGGCTGAAGTCCTTAATGTTGAGCGTGTGGGTATTTACGATAATTTCTTCGACTTGGGAGGAGATTCGCTTTTAACTGTACGCCTAATGAAGCAGATACACAAGCAATTTGAGCGTGACTTGCCCCTATCTAGCTTATTTTTAAATCCCACAATTGAAAGTTTAGCAACTTGTCTATCCTCAGCAACAGACTCTCTGCCGTGGTCTCCCTTAATACCGATTCAACCTGCTGGTTCAAGTCCACCTTTCTTCTGCGTCCATCCAATTTTTGGTGTTGTCTTTCCTTATTACGAATTAGCTCATCATTTGGGAAAAAATCAACCATTTTATGGGTTACAGCCTATTGGACTTGACGGAAAAAGTTCTCCACTAACTAACATTGAGGATATGGCTGCTCACTACATTGAAGCATTGCGCTCAGTGCAGCCCAAAGGCCCTTATTTTTTAGGAGGTTGGTCTTTTGGAGGTTGGGTTGCTTTTGAAATGGCTCAACAACTCCAAAAGTCTGGAGAAGAAGTGGCTTTACTTGCTGTGCTTGACACTCTAGCACCAATTCCGGGCAATATACCTTCTTTGGGTAATGGTTTAAAGTTTATGCTGACTACAGTGGCGCGATATATATGGCCCTTTTTCCTCGATTATTTATATCTAATTATTGCGATCGCCAGGAATCGAATTAACAGTTTAACTTCTCGGTTGACTAATTTTAATAAAATTGCGCGAAACTCCTTTTGGGAGCCGCTAACGCGATCGCTCCAAACAAATCTCTTCTCTCACCTCATCCTCAAAGGGGATGCCACAGTCAACGTTATACCGGAAGAATCCAAGTTAAGGCTTTTAAGCGAGTTAGCAATTCGTCCAATGCTTCGTGTTTTCTATGCCAATAGCCAAGCAGTTCTCAACTACGTTCCACAAGCCTACCCTAAAGGAATTAATCTTTTTAGAACAAAGGTTCAATTAAGCATTGCCAAGGAAGATCCGAGTATAGGTTGGGATCAGCTAACTGTGGGAGGAACGGAAATTCATCATATTCCTGGCAATCACCTAACTATGCTGAGAAAACCCCATATCCAAATTCTCGCCGCACAGCTAAAAACCTGTATTGAGAAAGCACAAAATTTAAAATAA
- a CDS encoding EVE domain-containing protein — protein MVEFVETFSQPILLSTLQEEFSSEELMVVRPGNRLSMMPVHQAVALKILAMKTS, from the coding sequence GTGGTGGAATTTGTGGAAACTTTTTCTCAGCCCATCTTGTTATCAACGCTCCAAGAGGAGTTTAGCTCTGAAGAACTAATGGTTGTCAGACCAGGAAATCGGTTATCAATGATGCCCGTTCACCAAGCAGTGGCTTTGAAGATTTTGGCGATGAAAACCTCTTAA
- a CDS encoding ParA family protein: MIITLASFKGGVAKTTSAIHIACYLSQKGSTLLVDGDPNHSATGWAKRGALPFKVVDLLQATMHSRNFDHVVIDTAARPSHEDLEALADGCNLLILPTTPDALAMDALLQTVSTLKSLGSSRYRVLLTIIPPAPRLTGQQAREALEAEGIPLFQHGIRRFAVYEKAALEGLPVYQVKDRSSKIAWREYQEVGKEILS, from the coding sequence GTGATAATCACCCTTGCTAGTTTCAAGGGTGGCGTAGCTAAAACGACAAGCGCCATCCATATTGCTTGCTATCTATCTCAGAAGGGCAGCACCTTGTTGGTTGATGGCGACCCAAACCACAGTGCTACAGGATGGGCAAAGCGAGGAGCATTACCCTTTAAAGTTGTGGATTTACTACAAGCGACTATGCACAGCCGTAATTTTGACCATGTAGTTATAGACACAGCAGCTAGGCCAAGCCACGAAGATTTAGAAGCACTCGCAGATGGGTGTAATCTATTAATCTTGCCTACTACCCCTGATGCTTTAGCGATGGATGCGCTGTTGCAAACTGTAAGCACTCTCAAATCATTGGGCAGCTCGCGCTATCGTGTGTTGCTCACAATTATTCCCCCAGCCCCCCGCTTAACAGGACAGCAAGCACGGGAAGCATTGGAGGCGGAGGGAATACCACTATTTCAACATGGGATTAGACGATTTGCTGTTTATGAAAAAGCGGCATTGGAGGGGCTGCCAGTTTACCAAGTAAAAGACCGCAGCAGCAAAATAGCATGGCGCGAGTATCAAGAGGTGGGTAAGGAGATATTGTCATGA
- a CDS encoding type II toxin-antitoxin system VapC family toxin, with translation MYLLDTNHCTFLIEGEPKVVNHFRELGKVTLATSAIVAGELRFMAQNSQQKTANLIKIRAFLNRIDIYPIDDETAEIYGDFKSEIIKKFAAKEKSKRKTTQLQEIGIGENDLWIAATALRHSLIIVTSDSDFQRMRQVRELTVESWI, from the coding sequence ATGTATTTGCTTGACACAAATCATTGCACTTTTTTGATAGAAGGTGAACCAAAAGTCGTCAATCACTTTCGGGAACTAGGTAAGGTGACACTCGCCACCAGTGCTATTGTCGCAGGTGAACTCAGATTCATGGCACAAAACTCCCAACAAAAAACTGCAAATCTCATCAAAATTCGCGCCTTTCTCAACCGAATTGATATTTATCCAATTGATGATGAAACGGCAGAAATTTACGGAGATTTCAAGTCAGAAATTATTAAAAAATTTGCAGCCAAAGAAAAGAGTAAACGCAAAACAACTCAACTACAAGAAATTGGCATTGGTGAAAATGACCTGTGGATTGCTGCTACAGCTTTACGCCATTCCTTAATTATCGTTACATCAGATAGTGATTTTCAAAGAATGCGTCAAGTCAGGGAATTGACTGTAGAAAGTTGGATTTGA